A part of Bacillus rossius redtenbacheri isolate Brsri chromosome 1, Brsri_v3, whole genome shotgun sequence genomic DNA contains:
- the LOC134527729 gene encoding endo-polygalacturonase-like, whose translation MTRPVPFLMTGIFAVVLVACVVHKAAAADLRHVTEPKIPAACMSLIGTGGDETAVLQKALNSCGKGKAVHLASGNFISGPLTIPSGVGLWIDSGAVLKASSNAKLFDKGRNICGTVSKEYNGCNPLISMMNVVGSGIYGKGKIDGQGGIKLTGKSQSWWDLAHEAQVKNEYQNNPTLIEIDASRDITLYQVAINNAPNYHVIINQSNGTTIWGVSLYTPASARNTDGIDPSGSQNITIAHSSISTGDDNIAIKAGRGPSRYISVTNNHFGAGHGMSIGSETNAGVSHVTVTTLTQQNSLNGLQIKSDRSKGGLVTDISYTDVCLRNVTNPIVLNTEYSKTATGNLIPVYKDIIFHNIRVLTPGKFTFDGFSDDKPIQVTLKNVVITKGSIWVTKHANITGKYVEEAISSSLHC comes from the coding sequence ATGACACGCCCAGTTCCTTTCCTGATGACTGGAATCTTCGCAGTAGTGCTGGTGGCTTGTGTGGTCCACAAGGCAGCTGCAGCAGATTTGCGACACGTGACCGAACCCAAAATCCCAGCAGCCTGCATGTCCCTAATAGGGACTGGCGGTGACGAGACTGCAGTCCTCCAGAAAGCCCTCAACTCCTGCGGCAAAGGAAAAGCCGTCCATCTGGCGTCCGGTAACTTCATCTCCGGCCCACTGACCATCCCTTCCGGAGTCGGTCTGTGGATCGACAGCGGGGCGGTGCTGAAGGCCAGCTCGAACGCTAAGCTGTTCGACAAGGGCAGGAACATATGTGGCACTGTGAGCAAGGAGTACAATGGCTGTAACCCCTTGATCAGCATGATGAACGTGGTTGGCAGCGGGATATACGGCAAAGGGAAGATCGACGGCCAGGGCGGCATCAAGCTGACGGGGAAGAGTCAGAGCTGGTGGGACCTGGCCCACGAGGCACAGGTCAAGAACGAGTACCAGAACAACCCCACATTGATCGAGATTGATGCATCGAGGGACATTACGCTGTATCAAGTGGCCATCAACAATGCACCTAATTACCATGTCATCATCAATCAGTCTAACGGCACCACCATATGGGGGGTCAGCCTCTACACGCCTGCCTCAGCCCGCAACACCGACGGCATCGACCCGTCGGGATCGCAGAACATCACGATCGCCCACAGCAGCATCAGCACCGGGGACGACAACATCGCCATCAAGGCAGGACGCGGCCCGTCCAGATACATATCGGTGACCAACAACCACTTCGGCGCGGGCCACGGCATGTCAATAGGGAGCGAGACGAACGCGGGGGTTAGCCATGTGACAGTGACCACGCTCACCCAGCAGAACTCGCTCAACGGGCTGCAAATCAAGAGCGATCGCTCGAAGGGCGGTCTGGTCACAGACATCAGCTACACAGATGTCTGCCTCAGGAACGTCACCAACCCCATCGTCCTGAATACAGAGTACAGTAAAACTGCGACTGGCAACCTGATACCAGTGTACAAGGACATTATCTTCCACAACATCAGAGTGCTGACTCCGGGAAAGTTCACCTTTGATGGGTTCAGCGATGACAAACCCATCCAGGTAACACTGAAAAACGTGGTCATCACGAAAGGGTCTATTTGGGTGACAAAACACGCAAATATTACCGGAAAGTATGTTGAAGAAGCGATTAGCAGCAGTTTGCACTGTTGA